The genomic DNA ATCTTCGTCACATCATCGTAGGTTATGATATCGACCACGCCCTGCACGTTCAGCCCTCGCTTTTATCGACGCTCTTCACGACCGCTTTTGCGTAAGGGCTGTGCGGTATCTTGCAGTGAAGCATATTCGGCACATAAAGGTCACCGGTATACTTGAGCCTGCCCATCGCCTTGAGGCGCACCTCCTGCTTCTACTGCCTTTCGCCAACGATCTGGAATTTATTCAATACGGCTCACTCTCTGAATTCTGCTCATAATTTAACCTCAAAACAACAGCAATTTCGCGAAATATTTATACATAGTCAATGCCAACATCCTTTTTGTCCATTTTATAAAAGACATATCCAAATATTATCTCTGGCAAAATTGGCCAGCTAAGTAGGAGCCATGTTGGCGTTTTCACAGGCAGTTTCAATACTACAAATAACCAAAAGGCTGCGCCAGTCATGGCATCGGGGGCATGCTCGTC from Cloacibacillus sp. includes the following:
- a CDS encoding transposase, which encodes MIKSFCFAGKKGRPLRGIETMLRIYLLQNWYNLSDEKIEGAIYDSYAIRSFMHINFIDEHAPDAMTGAAFWLFVVLKLPVKTPTWLLLSWPILPEIIFGYVFYKMDKKDVGIDYV